A genomic window from Pseudogulbenkiania sp. MAI-1 includes:
- a CDS encoding DUF2062 domain-containing protein, whose translation MSRIRRHLRQLLPDHHRLFQNRYLRWLAPYLDHPAFWSLNRRKVALAFAIGLFSGLMPGPSQMITAALLALVFRVNLPVAIVTTLYTNLFTYLPLYYLAYEYGKLLLGRSNHGTMTMAPDWSASSPLEWLRQVGDWAVGLGLPLAIGVPMLGLTLGLAGYLCVRAGWRCYIIMAWKKRKGWRGTR comes from the coding sequence ATGAGCCGAATCCGAAGACACCTGCGTCAGCTGCTGCCCGACCATCACCGGCTGTTCCAGAACCGCTATCTGAGATGGCTGGCGCCGTATCTGGACCATCCGGCGTTCTGGTCGCTGAACCGGCGCAAGGTGGCGCTGGCCTTCGCCATCGGCCTGTTCTCCGGGCTGATGCCGGGGCCGAGCCAGATGATCACCGCCGCCTTGCTCGCACTCGTGTTCCGCGTCAACCTGCCGGTCGCCATCGTCACTACTCTCTATACCAATCTATTTACCTATCTGCCGCTGTACTACCTGGCATACGAGTACGGCAAACTGCTGCTGGGGCGCTCGAACCACGGCACAATGACGATGGCGCCGGACTGGTCGGCGTCGTCGCCGCTCGAATGGCTGCGACAAGTCGGCGACTGGGCCGTGGGCCTGGGATTGCCGTTGGCGATCGGCGTGCCCATGCTGGGCCTCACGCTCGGGCTTGCCGGGTATCTGTGCGTTCGGGCAGGATGGCGGTGTTATATCATCATGGCATGGAAAAAACGGAAGGGATGGCGTGGAACTCGTTGA
- a CDS encoding PilZ domain-containing protein translates to MPPFDPHHERRGARRIRMGCNARIKSRNTGETHYGECIDLSIDGLALRTSFVPQFGERLLVVVRAPAVGGLPGKPFEAEVEVRRCNEIERGRLYEIGARIIELKS, encoded by the coding sequence GTGCCCCCGTTTGATCCGCACCACGAGCGCCGTGGTGCGCGGCGTATCCGGATGGGATGCAATGCCCGCATCAAGTCACGGAATACCGGCGAGACCCACTATGGCGAATGCATAGACCTGTCGATAGACGGGCTGGCGCTGCGTACTTCCTTCGTGCCGCAATTTGGCGAAAGGTTGCTGGTCGTGGTGCGGGCCCCGGCTGTCGGCGGCCTGCCCGGAAAGCCGTTCGAAGCCGAGGTGGAAGTGCGCCGTTGCAATGAAATCGAGCGCGGAAGGCTGTACGAAATCGGCGCGCGCATCATCGAATTGAAGTCCTGA
- the dapB gene encoding 4-hydroxy-tetrahydrodipicolinate reductase → MNMMNVVIVGASGRMGRTLIESVLATEGVELHAAVERPGSDFIGQDAGLFLGRATGIKVTTDFDAALQGADVVIDFTRPEGTLHYMASCVANNVKLIIGTTGFDDAGKEAIRLASEKIGIVFAPNFSVGVNLTFKLLDIASRVLAEDYDIEIIEAHHRHKVDAPSGTALRMGEVIADALGRDLKECAVYGREGVTGERDAKTIGFATVRAGDVVGDHTALFATTGERVEITHKASSRATFANGAVRAAKWLATKPTGLFDMQDVLGLR, encoded by the coding sequence ATGAACATGATGAACGTAGTGATCGTAGGAGCCAGCGGCCGCATGGGCCGCACCCTGATCGAGTCGGTACTGGCGACGGAAGGCGTAGAGTTGCACGCCGCAGTCGAACGTCCCGGCTCCGATTTCATCGGTCAGGATGCCGGCCTGTTTCTCGGCCGCGCCACCGGCATAAAAGTCACCACCGATTTCGACGCGGCCCTGCAGGGCGCCGACGTCGTCATCGACTTCACCCGCCCGGAAGGCACGCTCCACTATATGGCCAGTTGTGTCGCCAACAATGTGAAGCTGATCATCGGCACCACCGGCTTCGACGACGCCGGCAAGGAAGCCATCCGCCTCGCTTCTGAAAAGATCGGCATCGTGTTCGCGCCGAACTTCAGCGTGGGCGTGAACCTGACCTTCAAGCTGCTGGACATCGCCTCGCGGGTGCTGGCCGAGGATTACGACATCGAAATCATCGAGGCGCACCACCGCCACAAGGTGGATGCCCCGTCCGGCACGGCGTTGCGCATGGGCGAGGTGATCGCCGACGCGCTCGGCCGCGACCTGAAGGAATGCGCCGTCTACGGACGCGAAGGCGTGACCGGCGAGCGCGATGCCAAGACCATCGGTTTTGCCACGGTGCGTGCCGGCGACGTGGTCGGTGATCACACCGCGCTGTTCGCCACCACCGGCGAGCGGGTGGAGATCACCCACAAGGCCTCCAGCCGCGCCACCTTCGCCAACGGCGCCGTGCGGGCGGCCAAGTGGCTGGCGACCAAGCCGACCGGCCTGTTCGACATGCAGGACGTGCTGGGCCTGCGTTAA
- a CDS encoding PrkA family serine protein kinase has translation MYPDIFSQYSSRYDRTREEEYTIQEYLDICKREPAAYATAAERMLMAIGEPELVDTRHNPRLSRIFSNKVVKIYPAFRDFYGTEEVIEQVVAYFRHAAQGLEEKKQILYLLGPVGGGKSSIAEKLKELMELVPFYCLKGSPVNESPLGLFNYDEDGAILEEQYGIPRRYLRAIPSPWAVKRLHEFNGDISQFRVVKRYPSVLKQIAVAKTEPGDENNQDISSLVGKVDIRKLEKYAQDDPDAYSYSGGLCLANQGLLEFVEMFKAPIKVLHPLLTATQEGNFKGTEGFGAIPFEGIILAHSNESEWKQFKNNKNNEAFLDRIYIVKVPYCLRVTEEIKIYDKLIRNSSLANAPCAPGTLKMMAQFAVLSRLKDPENSSLFSKMQVYDGENLKDTDPKAKSLQEYRDYAGVDEGMSGLSTRFAYKILSKVFNFDHSEVAANPVHLLYVLEKQVEREQFPPEVEQKYLTFIKEFLAPKYVEFIGKEIQTAYLESYSEYGQNIFDRYVTFADYWIQDQEYRDPDTGESFDRTSLNAELEKIEKPAGISNPKDFRNEIVNFVLRARASNGGKNPTWTSYEKLRMVIEKKMFSNTEELLPVISFNAKASAEDAKKHEDFVNRMVDKGYTAKQVRLLCEWYLRVRKSS, from the coding sequence ATGTACCCGGATATCTTCAGCCAATACTCTTCACGTTACGATCGGACGCGCGAGGAGGAGTACACCATCCAGGAATATCTGGATATCTGCAAACGCGAACCCGCCGCCTACGCCACTGCCGCCGAACGCATGCTGATGGCCATCGGCGAGCCGGAACTGGTGGACACCCGCCACAATCCCCGGCTGTCACGGATTTTCAGCAACAAGGTGGTCAAGATCTACCCGGCCTTCCGTGATTTTTACGGCACGGAAGAAGTGATCGAGCAGGTCGTGGCCTATTTCCGTCATGCCGCCCAAGGCCTGGAAGAGAAGAAACAGATTCTCTATCTGCTGGGCCCGGTGGGAGGCGGCAAATCGTCCATCGCCGAAAAACTCAAGGAATTGATGGAACTGGTGCCGTTCTATTGCCTGAAGGGCTCGCCGGTCAACGAATCGCCGCTGGGCCTGTTCAATTACGACGAGGACGGTGCCATCCTCGAAGAACAATACGGTATTCCGCGCCGTTACCTGCGCGCCATCCCCAGCCCGTGGGCGGTAAAGCGCCTGCATGAATTCAACGGCGACATCAGCCAGTTCCGCGTGGTCAAGCGCTACCCCTCGGTACTGAAGCAGATCGCCGTGGCCAAGACCGAGCCGGGCGACGAAAATAACCAGGACATCTCCTCGCTGGTCGGCAAGGTGGACATCCGCAAGCTGGAAAAATACGCCCAGGACGATCCGGACGCCTACAGCTACTCCGGCGGCCTGTGCCTGGCCAACCAGGGCCTGCTGGAGTTCGTGGAAATGTTCAAGGCACCGATCAAGGTGCTGCACCCGTTGCTGACCGCGACCCAGGAGGGCAACTTCAAGGGCACCGAGGGCTTTGGCGCGATTCCGTTCGAGGGCATCATCCTGGCGCACTCCAACGAATCCGAATGGAAGCAGTTCAAGAACAACAAGAATAACGAGGCTTTCCTCGACCGGATCTACATTGTCAAGGTGCCGTACTGCCTGCGCGTCACCGAAGAGATCAAGATCTACGACAAATTGATCCGCAACTCTTCGCTGGCCAACGCTCCGTGCGCCCCGGGAACGCTCAAGATGATGGCGCAGTTTGCCGTGCTCTCCCGGCTGAAAGATCCGGAGAACTCCAGCCTGTTCAGCAAGATGCAGGTCTACGACGGTGAAAACCTCAAGGACACCGATCCCAAGGCCAAATCGTTGCAGGAATACCGCGACTATGCCGGCGTGGACGAAGGCATGAGCGGGCTTTCCACGCGGTTTGCCTACAAGATCCTGTCCAAGGTGTTCAACTTCGACCATTCCGAAGTGGCGGCCAACCCGGTGCATCTGTTGTACGTGCTGGAAAAACAGGTCGAGCGCGAGCAATTCCCGCCCGAGGTCGAACAGAAGTACCTGACCTTCATCAAGGAGTTCCTGGCGCCCAAGTATGTCGAGTTCATCGGCAAGGAAATCCAGACCGCTTACCTGGAGAGCTATTCCGAGTACGGGCAGAACATCTTCGATCGTTACGTGACCTTCGCCGACTACTGGATCCAGGATCAGGAATACCGCGATCCGGATACGGGTGAGAGTTTCGACCGGACCTCGCTCAACGCGGAACTGGAAAAGATCGAGAAGCCGGCGGGCATTTCCAACCCGAAGGACTTCCGCAACGAGATCGTCAACTTCGTGCTGCGTGCACGAGCCAGCAATGGAGGGAAGAACCCCACCTGGACGAGCTATGAGAAGCTGCGCATGGTGATCGAGAAGAAAATGTTCTCCAACACCGAGGAGCTGTTGCCGGTCATCTCCTTCAATGCCAAGGCGAGTGCCGAGGACGCCAAGAAGCATGAGGATTTCGTCAACCGGATGGTCGACAAGGGCTATACGGCCAAGCAGGTTCGCCTGCTGTGCGAATGGTATCTGCGCGTGCGCAAGTCTTCGTAA
- a CDS encoding SpoVR family protein, with amino-acid sequence MTPISTGSEWTFDLLDEYERAIREIAVNEYGLDVYPVQLEVISAEQMMDAYSSVGMPVNYHHWSFGKHFVSTEKSYKRGHMGLAYEIVINSNPCIAYLMEENSMTMQALVIAHAAYGHNSFFKGNYLFRTWTDASAIVDYLVFAKSYISRCEERYGIDAVEELLDSCHALMNYGVDRYKRPQKLSLAKEQARQEEREHYLQMQVNDLWRTIPRRAKSGGEQEPVRFPAEPQENLLYFIEKSAPLLEPWQREIVRIVRKIAQYFYPQRQTQVMNEGWATFWHYTIMNRLFEKGLVTDGAMMEFLQSHTNVVYQPPVTARWYNGINPYALGFSMYQDIKRICQEPTAEDKLWFPDIAGSNWQETLDFAMKNFKDESFVSQYLSPKLIRDFRFFAIRDDDRESTLLVSAIHDEEGYRDVRQKLSEQYNLGSREPNIQVWSVNVRGDRRLTLRHTMHRRRPLEAGSAHEVLKHVARLWGFDVRLESVNDAGEVEQTFEVRHQPEQLTLQPA; translated from the coding sequence ATGACACCCATTTCGACCGGTTCCGAGTGGACTTTCGACCTGCTCGACGAGTACGAGCGGGCGATACGCGAGATCGCCGTCAATGAGTACGGGCTGGATGTCTATCCGGTGCAACTGGAAGTCATCTCCGCCGAACAGATGATGGATGCCTATTCGTCGGTGGGCATGCCGGTCAACTATCACCACTGGTCTTTCGGCAAGCACTTCGTCTCTACCGAGAAGAGCTACAAGCGCGGTCACATGGGGCTGGCCTACGAGATCGTGATCAACTCCAATCCCTGCATCGCCTACCTCATGGAAGAAAACTCCATGACCATGCAGGCGCTGGTGATCGCCCATGCTGCCTACGGCCATAACTCGTTCTTCAAGGGCAACTACCTGTTCCGCACCTGGACCGACGCTTCGGCCATCGTCGACTACCTGGTGTTTGCCAAGAGCTATATCTCGCGCTGCGAAGAGCGCTACGGCATCGATGCCGTGGAAGAACTGCTCGACTCCTGCCACGCCCTGATGAACTACGGCGTGGACCGCTACAAGCGGCCGCAGAAGCTGTCGCTGGCCAAGGAACAGGCGCGGCAGGAAGAACGCGAGCATTATCTGCAGATGCAGGTCAACGATCTGTGGCGCACCATTCCGCGGCGCGCCAAGAGCGGAGGCGAGCAGGAGCCGGTGCGCTTCCCCGCCGAGCCGCAGGAAAACCTGCTGTACTTCATCGAGAAGTCCGCGCCCTTGCTGGAACCGTGGCAGCGCGAGATCGTGCGCATCGTGCGCAAGATCGCCCAGTATTTCTATCCGCAGCGCCAGACTCAGGTGATGAACGAGGGTTGGGCGACGTTCTGGCACTACACCATCATGAATCGGCTGTTCGAGAAGGGCCTGGTGACCGACGGCGCCATGATGGAGTTCCTGCAGTCGCACACCAACGTGGTGTACCAGCCACCCGTGACCGCACGCTGGTACAACGGCATCAATCCCTATGCGCTCGGCTTCTCGATGTACCAGGACATCAAGCGCATCTGCCAGGAGCCGACGGCGGAGGATAAACTGTGGTTCCCCGACATCGCCGGCAGCAACTGGCAGGAAACGCTCGACTTCGCCATGAAGAATTTCAAGGACGAGAGTTTCGTTTCGCAGTATCTCTCGCCCAAGCTGATCCGCGACTTCCGCTTCTTCGCCATCCGTGACGACGATCGGGAAAGCACGCTGCTGGTGTCGGCGATCCATGACGAGGAAGGCTACCGCGACGTGCGGCAGAAGCTGTCCGAGCAGTACAATCTGGGCTCGCGCGAGCCGAATATCCAGGTCTGGTCGGTCAACGTGCGCGGCGACCGACGCCTGACGCTGCGCCACACCATGCACCGGCGCCGGCCGCTGGAGGCGGGCAGCGCGCACGAGGTGTTGAAGCATGTGGCGCGGCTGTGGGGCTTCGACGTACGGTTGGAGAGCGTCAACGATGCAGGGGAGGTGGAGCAGACTTTCGAGGTCAGGCACCAGCCCGAGCAATTGACGCTGCAGCCGGCGTGA
- a CDS encoding YeaH/YhbH family protein, which produces MAHIIDRRLNGKNKSAVNRERFLRRFKAQIKEAVSKAIKGRSITDIDSGEKVSIPVKDVSEPIFHHGRGGVTENVHPGNEEFIKGDRFNRPQGGAGGGGGKASQDGEGEDDFAFELSREEFMNVFFEDLALPNLVKTQLMGVEEMKSVRAGYTSDGTPTNISIVRSLRGALARRVALSAPTLSELNEAEEDLDTLLESDEEHDIEVREKRRHIHLLRERLASIPFIDPFDLRYNNRIKQPKPTSQAVMFCIMDVSGSMDEAKKDMAKRFFILLYLFLQRNYEKIEVVFIRHHTSAVEVNEHDFFHSRESGGTVVSSALNLMKEIVYKRYNSSEWNIYVAQASDGDNWDSDSANCAQILDESLLPLCQYYAYVEITESEPQNLWYEYLKVKERCKHFAMQRIHSTADIYPVFREIFKRQPATRA; this is translated from the coding sequence ATGGCTCACATCATTGATCGTCGCCTGAACGGCAAGAACAAGTCTGCGGTCAACCGCGAGCGGTTCCTGCGCCGTTTCAAGGCCCAAATCAAGGAAGCCGTCTCCAAGGCCATCAAGGGACGGAGCATCACCGATATCGACAGCGGTGAGAAGGTTTCCATTCCGGTAAAGGATGTCTCCGAGCCGATCTTTCACCATGGCAGGGGTGGCGTCACCGAAAACGTTCATCCCGGCAACGAGGAGTTCATCAAGGGGGATCGCTTCAATCGGCCGCAGGGTGGTGCCGGTGGCGGGGGAGGCAAGGCCAGCCAGGATGGCGAAGGGGAGGACGACTTTGCCTTCGAGCTGTCGCGCGAAGAGTTCATGAACGTGTTCTTCGAGGACCTGGCGCTGCCCAACCTGGTCAAGACCCAGCTGATGGGAGTGGAGGAAATGAAGTCGGTGCGGGCCGGCTATACCAGCGACGGCACGCCGACCAATATCAGCATCGTCCGTTCGCTGCGTGGTGCGCTGGCGCGCCGGGTGGCGCTGTCCGCGCCGACGCTCTCCGAGCTCAACGAGGCCGAAGAGGATCTGGATACCCTGCTCGAGTCCGACGAAGAGCACGATATCGAAGTGCGGGAGAAGCGCAGGCATATCCACCTGCTGCGCGAGCGGCTGGCCAGCATCCCCTTCATCGACCCGTTCGACCTGCGCTACAACAACCGCATCAAGCAGCCCAAGCCGACCAGCCAGGCGGTGATGTTCTGCATCATGGACGTGTCAGGCTCCATGGACGAAGCCAAGAAGGACATGGCCAAGCGTTTCTTCATCCTGCTCTACCTGTTCCTGCAGCGGAATTACGAGAAGATCGAAGTCGTGTTTATCCGTCACCACACCAGTGCCGTCGAGGTGAACGAGCACGACTTCTTCCACTCGCGCGAATCGGGGGGGACCGTGGTGTCGTCGGCGCTCAACCTGATGAAGGAGATCGTCTACAAGCGTTACAACAGCAGCGAGTGGAATATCTACGTGGCGCAAGCGTCGGACGGCGACAACTGGGACAGCGATTCGGCCAATTGCGCCCAGATTCTCGACGAGTCGCTGCTACCCTTGTGCCAGTACTACGCCTACGTCGAGATCACCGAGAGCGAGCCGCAAAACCTCTGGTACGAGTACCTCAAGGTCAAGGAGCGCTGCAAGCACTTCGCCATGCAGCGCATTCACTCGACGGCGGACATCTATCCGGTGTTCCGGGAAATCTTCAAGCGTCAACCCGCTACCCGTGCTTGA
- a CDS encoding NUDIX domain-containing protein: MELVEKTLSTETVYQGGFLQVHRDKVQLPDGSTSYREYIRHPGAVAILALTPDDRLVMERQYRYPAGRVFLEIPAGKIDPDEARDSTARRELREETGYQAERWTYLGTAHPCIGYADEQISYFLAQDLTLHERQLDHGEFLEVVTVPLADAMVMALTGEICDSKSIVGLHWLSAYLDGRLPGAPV; this comes from the coding sequence GTGGAACTCGTTGAAAAGACCTTGAGCACGGAAACGGTTTACCAGGGCGGTTTTCTCCAAGTGCACCGCGACAAGGTGCAACTGCCGGACGGCAGCACCTCGTATCGCGAATACATCCGGCACCCCGGCGCCGTGGCCATCCTGGCACTGACCCCGGACGACCGGCTGGTGATGGAGCGCCAGTACCGCTACCCGGCCGGCCGGGTGTTTCTGGAGATTCCGGCCGGCAAGATCGACCCGGACGAGGCGCGCGACAGCACGGCACGCCGCGAGCTGCGCGAAGAGACCGGCTATCAGGCCGAGCGCTGGACCTACCTCGGCACGGCCCACCCCTGCATCGGCTACGCCGACGAACAGATCAGCTACTTCCTGGCCCAGGACCTGACCCTGCACGAGCGACAGCTGGACCATGGCGAATTTCTCGAAGTGGTCACCGTGCCGCTGGCCGATGCCATGGTCATGGCGCTGACCGGCGAAATCTGCGACAGCAAATCGATCGTTGGCCTGCACTGGCTGTCGGCCTATCTCGACGGGAGGCTGCCGGGTGCCCCCGTTTGA